In one window of Flavobacterium ginsengisoli DNA:
- a CDS encoding PorP/SprF family type IX secretion system membrane protein has product MKKLLLFITLFYGLSNVLYSQSASEDGVVSFSLPIRNSLKFNRYIINPTFSFVRESNPYVSFYNKRQWVQFENNPQTYFATYSGRFRENEAFAVGLFQQNYGLMTVFGGIANFAHNIVLEEDSNLTFGLNAGIYQSGLNTGKIISDDSSILTGDFPKSTLLTVNPGINYGTTFFDFGVAINNLVLYNFGSGMVKEDPERAIQLHAMYTGYIDSYGFFDRSKFSGIVRTEIKKDKTVISGLGMLALQQGVWAQLGYNTLYGVSAGLGVNISPSIAIEYNYERGMGNFSNLGGSHEFAIAYKFKNRNYYYGDDDEGSLIDPSKPKPVPAKPKSQATQVNRTEIAEKNRLVAEEKAKADAEAKQARLAAAEKVRVDAEVCSKSKIRSRQ; this is encoded by the coding sequence ATGAAGAAACTTTTACTATTCATCACTTTATTTTACGGTTTATCAAATGTACTCTATTCTCAAAGCGCTAGCGAGGATGGAGTTGTTTCGTTTTCATTACCTATCAGAAATTCTTTAAAGTTTAATAGATATATAATTAACCCAACATTCAGCTTTGTTAGAGAATCAAATCCATATGTAAGTTTCTATAACAAAAGGCAATGGGTTCAATTTGAGAATAACCCACAAACTTATTTTGCTACTTATTCAGGACGTTTTAGAGAAAACGAAGCATTTGCTGTTGGTCTATTTCAACAAAATTATGGTCTTATGACTGTTTTTGGAGGAATTGCCAATTTCGCTCATAATATCGTTCTGGAAGAAGATAGTAATTTGACTTTTGGTTTAAATGCGGGAATTTATCAAAGCGGTCTTAATACAGGAAAAATTATATCAGATGATTCAAGTATTCTAACTGGAGATTTTCCAAAAAGTACGCTTTTAACGGTAAATCCAGGGATTAACTATGGTACTACTTTTTTTGATTTCGGAGTAGCGATTAACAATTTAGTGCTTTACAATTTTGGATCAGGAATGGTAAAAGAAGATCCAGAAAGAGCGATTCAATTGCACGCCATGTACACGGGATACATTGACAGTTATGGTTTTTTTGACAGAAGTAAATTTTCTGGAATTGTTAGAACAGAAATTAAAAAAGATAAAACAGTTATTTCAGGTCTAGGAATGTTAGCACTTCAGCAAGGAGTTTGGGCACAATTAGGCTATAATACATTGTATGGAGTTTCTGCAGGACTTGGGGTTAATATTTCTCCAAGTATTGCTATTGAATACAATTACGAAAGAGGAATGGGCAATTTCTCTAATTTGGGCGGTTCTCATGAATTTGCTATTGCTTACAAATTCAAAAATAGAAATTACTATTACGGAGATGACGATGAGGGTTCTCTAATTGATCCTTCAAAACCAAAACCAGTTCCAGCTAAACCAAAATCTCAAGCAACTCAAGTTAATAGAACTGAAATTGCTGAAAAGAACAGATTAGTTGCTGAAGAAAAAGCAAAAGCCGATGCAGAAGCAAAACAAGCAAGATTGGCAGCAGCCGAGAAAGTTAGAGTAGATGCTGAAGTCTGCAGCAAAAGCAAAATTAGAAGCAGACAATAA
- the sprC gene encoding gliding motility protein SprC, whose amino-acid sequence MIQKITLSFFKVLLLFSIILFTESNTYAQSSISPQQLPFKDICAGDIVNGAKYNEYLATFSYLNFASNVTFSVQLSDEFGSFTNPTATTTLDVIQLSGTEQTIKFAIPTTLKGSNTYSLRIVSSNGINSPRAQNFSGSYSFSVFYKDYVSSFLINQNRNTATFCSGGSFTLSVDNLTPEVPESSPANYSNIKYKWYKDDVLISGQNSSSLVVNAAGVYYAELDYGQCSNVNFSSNRVTVSSSSSGSAITINSSLGNPFCASGSGTILTATSGNSYQWKKDGAAIAGATNRTYSTNESGVYSVDVDFGGCIATGSIDLKSNSFNASIDAQDGYKLNEGETITVTITTDATNPTYEWYLNGNLIPNETSPSYVVAVKGIYKAKIAQASGCVASKEFSFKINGDSASSSVIPNIIKLSGMNPYWNIPDEYKNANTKVMIISSNGEMVLDVVNYQGDWPQNNIDFKNVNPVYYYVIQSDTGEKKGSITVIK is encoded by the coding sequence ATGATTCAAAAAATTACTTTATCTTTTTTTAAAGTTTTACTATTATTCAGCATAATCCTTTTTACTGAATCGAATACTTATGCGCAATCATCAATATCTCCGCAACAACTACCTTTTAAAGATATTTGTGCTGGAGATATTGTTAATGGCGCTAAATACAATGAATATCTAGCAACTTTTTCATATTTAAATTTTGCTTCAAATGTTACTTTTTCTGTTCAATTGTCTGATGAGTTTGGTAGTTTTACCAACCCAACAGCTACTACTACTCTTGATGTTATTCAATTATCAGGTACAGAGCAAACCATTAAATTCGCAATTCCTACGACACTAAAAGGTTCTAATACTTACAGTTTAAGAATAGTAAGTAGTAACGGAATTAATAGTCCGAGAGCACAAAATTTTTCAGGGTCATATTCTTTTTCAGTTTTCTATAAAGATTACGTGTCTTCGTTTTTAATAAATCAAAATAGAAATACTGCTACTTTCTGTTCTGGAGGCAGTTTTACTTTGTCAGTTGATAATCTTACTCCTGAAGTGCCAGAATCATCACCTGCAAACTATTCGAATATTAAATACAAATGGTACAAGGATGATGTTCTAATTTCAGGTCAAAATTCGTCTTCTTTAGTAGTAAATGCTGCAGGCGTTTATTATGCAGAACTTGATTATGGCCAATGTTCGAATGTGAATTTCAGTTCAAATAGAGTTACCGTTTCTTCATCATCTTCTGGGTCTGCAATTACAATAAACTCATCTTTAGGAAATCCTTTTTGTGCCAGTGGTTCAGGAACGATTTTAACTGCTACATCTGGTAACAGCTATCAATGGAAAAAAGATGGTGCAGCCATAGCAGGAGCTACTAATCGTACTTATAGCACTAACGAGTCTGGTGTTTATTCTGTAGACGTAGATTTTGGCGGTTGTATAGCAACAGGAAGCATCGATTTGAAAAGCAATAGTTTCAACGCAAGTATTGACGCTCAAGACGGATATAAATTAAATGAAGGCGAGACTATAACAGTCACTATAACTACAGACGCAACAAATCCGACTTATGAGTGGTATTTGAACGGCAACTTAATTCCTAATGAAACATCGCCATCATATGTGGTAGCTGTTAAAGGTATTTATAAAGCAAAAATTGCTCAGGCATCTGGCTGTGTTGCTAGTAAAGAATTTTCATTCAAAATAAATGGTGATTCTGCATCATCAAGCGTTATTCCGAACATTATTAAGTTAAGCGGAATGAATCCTTATTGGAATATTCCAGATGAGTATAAAAATGCAAATACAAAGGTAATGATCATTAGTTCAAACGGAGAGATGGTTTTGGATGTCGTGAATTACCAAGGCGATTGGCCTCAAAACAATATAGATTTTAAGAATGTAAATCCCGTTTATTACTATGTCATTCAATCCGACACAGGTGAAAAAAAAGGATCAATAACTGTTATAAAATAA